From one Triticum aestivum cultivar Chinese Spring chromosome 4B, IWGSC CS RefSeq v2.1, whole genome shotgun sequence genomic stretch:
- the LOC123091221 gene encoding non-lysosomal glucosylceramidase isoform X4 — MTEKDGVHGILLHHRTADGRPPVTFAIAAQEKEDIHISECPYFVMSASSDEFTAKDMWNSVKEHGSFDLLDPVKESMSSRPGTSIGAAIAASVKLAPQATQNVSFSLAWASPEVKFCSGKTYHRRYTKFYGTDVDAAASLAHDAILDHSSWEMQIEDWQHPILQDKRFPAWYPVTLFNELYYLNAGGTIWTDGLPPIQSLTAIGGKKFSLDMSNGETDDDSEMNPQTNTATDILHQMASVLERIHASLASNSAIGTTLLQGEENIGQFLYLEGIEYYMWNTYDVHFYSSFSLIMLFPKLQLSVQRDFAAAVMMHDPEKLKLLHDGKLAARKVLGAVPHDLGLYDPWIKVNAYTLHNTDRWKDLNPKFVLQVYRDVVATGDKSFARAVWPSVYMAMAYMEQFDKDKDGMIENEDFPDQTYDVWSMAGVSAYCGGLWVAALQAASALAHEVGDRASEKLFWNKYEKAKSVYDKKLWNGSYFNYDDAGTKASTSIHADQLAGQWYAKACGLSSIVDKDKSQSALEKIYTFNVMKFKDGNRGAINGMWPDGTLDMSTMQSREIWPGVTYALAASMIQEGMVEEGFKTAEGVYHAAWSPEGLGYAFQTPESWNNDDEYRSLCYMRPLAIWAIQWALSNPKLHKEPQTDITQDSFPKNQFSYARIAKLLQLPEDESSKSVPRVIYEIVRNRFTS, encoded by the exons CATGGATCTTTTGATCTTCTTGATCCCGTCAAAGAATCGATGTCCTCCAGACCAGGAACATCAATAGGAGCAGCTATTGCAGCTTCAGTTAAGCTTGCTCCCCAGGCAACCCAGAATGTTTCATTTTCACTTGCATGGGCTTCCCCTGAAGTAAAGTTCTGCAGTGGAAAAACCTACCATAG GCGTTATACAAAATTCTATGGCACAGATGTTGATGCAGCTGCAAGCCTTGCCCATGATGCCATTCTTG ACCATAGTTCCTGGGAAATGCAAATTGAGGATTGGCAGCATCCTATTTTGCAAGACAAGAGGTTTCCTGCATG GTATCCTGTCACACTATTCAATGAACTTTATTATCTTAATGCTGGAGGAACTATATGGACAG ATGGATTGCCACCAATTCAAAGCTTAACAGCAATTGGGGGGAAAAAGTTTTCTCTTGACATGTCAAATGGAGAAACAGATGATGACAGTGAGATGAACCCACAGACTAATACTGCCACCGATATTCTTCATCAAATGGCATCAGTACTTGAGAGAATTCATGCATCTCTTGCATCAAATTCTGCTATAGGGACAACTTTGCTTCAGGGTGAAGAGAACATTGGCCAATTTCTCTACCTTGAGGGAATAGAATACTATATGTGGAACACATATGATGTTCATTTCTATTCATCTTTTTCACTTATCATGCTATTTCCAAAACTTCAACTCAGTGTTCAGAGAGACTTCGCTGCCGCTGTCATGATGCACGACCCTGAAAAGCTCAAGCTCCTACATGATGGAAAATTGGCTGCAAGAAAAGTTCTTGGAGCTGTTCCTCACGATCTTGGTCTATATGACCCTTGGATCAAAGTGAACGCGTACACACTCCATAACACGGACCGGTGGAAGGACTTGAACCCAAAGTTTGTACTGCAAGTTTACAGAGATGTTGTGGCCACAGGCGATAAATCCTTCGCCCGAGCTGTTTGGCCATCTGTTTATATGGCGATGGCATATATGGAGCAATTTGATAAAGATAAAGATGGGATGATTGAAAACGAGGACTTTCCTGATCAGACGTACGATGTCTGGTCCATGGCTGGTGTAAGCGCATACTGTGGTGGTCTTTGGGTGGCTGCTCTTCAGGCTGCGTCGGCTTTGGCACACGAAGTTGGTGACAGAGCTTCTGAAAAGCTTTTCTGGAACAAGTATGAGAAGGCTAAGTCTGTTTATGACAAGAAGCTGTGGAACGGTTCTTACTTCAATTATGATGATGCTGGTACTAAAGCTAGCACCTCGATTCATGCTGATCAGTTGGCTGGACAATG GTATGCCAAAGCCTGCGGCCTCTCCTCAATTGTTGACAAGGACAAGTCACAAAGTGCACTTGAAAAGATATATACTTTCAACGTAATGAAATTCAAGGATGGTAACAGGGGAGCCATCAATGGGATGTGGCCAGATGGTACATTGGACATGTCCACAATGCAATCTAGGGAGATATGGCCAGGCGTGACATACGCGCTTGCTGCATCTATGATTCAAGAAGGCATGGTTGAGGAGGGTTTCAAAACAGCTGAAGGAGTCTATCATGCTGCCTGGTCTCCAGAAGGGCTTGG ATATGCATTCCAAACTCCTGAATCTTGGAACAATGACGATGAGTACCGGTCCTTGTGTTACATGCGCCCACTCGCCATATGGGCGATACAGTGGGCACTCTCAAACCCAAAGCTCCACAAGGAGCCTCAGACAGACATAACACAAGATTCTTTTCCGAAGAACCAGTTCTCATATGCACGAATAGCGAAGCTCCTGCAGTTACCTGAAGATGAGTCATCCAAGAGCGTCCCTCGGGTTATCTATGAGATAGTTCGGAACAGGTTTACTTCATGA